Proteins found in one Calditrichota bacterium genomic segment:
- a CDS encoding T9SS type A sorting domain-containing protein, translating to MPEGALAGDVAFFEGDLWIIDSQNNVITKFNPADSTFSNQIFLHTINPSGLTSAGQSLWYLDQQSKMIYQLDAATGSYLDSTRAPGIAPTGISWDGARFWIADMRSNRLYLFDFSHRSVIQIIPLDSRFPQGISYDGENIWVCSLEAKQLQKIALVSDKNYRILSSQRALLRYTVTIRNSGSGIMETKTYIACPTSSLSQFFEDTVRFKDPPLDFFKDKYGQKIAYYYHNINAGSQRVYQYQVPATINAIRYFLNPDSVGSREQMPDSIANLYTGDGEKYQINDSVIQQAAAEAVGDETNLYWQVRKIHDFVIDHIYYNNDSRWDAAPQVLQQGHGSCSEYSFLFIALCRAKGIPARYEAGSHLRDELPYEDTVFHRWQQVYFPNYGWIPIDCTWDDRDDMVEQALYFGAKSKSTFTTTIGGGGATGLWWTYNSSNSTSGGDMDREKKMEWLEITTAVEEITQNIYETNPSDFRLIYNYPNPFNSSTTIVFDLNESSLVEFSIYNLQGQKIWDKKDWRSSGNNFCQWNGTDFRGNAVSSGSYILNLKTKSTQQSIQMFLVK from the coding sequence ATGCCAGAGGGAGCGCTTGCCGGAGATGTGGCGTTCTTTGAAGGTGATTTGTGGATAATCGATTCTCAGAATAACGTTATTACGAAATTTAATCCAGCGGACTCCACATTTTCCAATCAAATTTTCCTTCACACAATAAATCCATCAGGACTCACTTCTGCTGGCCAATCGCTCTGGTATCTTGATCAACAATCTAAAATGATTTATCAGCTTGATGCGGCGACTGGCAGCTATCTTGATTCTACTCGTGCACCAGGGATTGCGCCCACAGGAATCAGTTGGGATGGCGCAAGATTCTGGATCGCGGATATGCGAAGCAATCGCCTCTATTTGTTCGATTTCTCTCATCGCAGCGTCATTCAAATCATTCCGCTCGATTCGCGCTTTCCGCAGGGAATTTCTTACGACGGCGAAAATATCTGGGTTTGTTCCCTGGAGGCGAAACAACTCCAGAAAATTGCGCTCGTCAGCGACAAAAACTATCGAATTTTATCTTCTCAACGTGCATTGTTACGTTACACCGTAACGATACGAAATAGCGGCTCCGGAATCATGGAAACGAAAACTTACATCGCCTGCCCGACCTCGTCGCTAAGTCAGTTTTTTGAGGACACTGTTCGCTTCAAAGATCCACCGTTGGATTTTTTTAAAGACAAATACGGTCAAAAAATTGCCTATTACTACCATAACATTAACGCCGGATCACAACGAGTTTATCAGTATCAGGTGCCGGCGACAATTAACGCCATTCGTTATTTTTTGAATCCCGACAGTGTTGGTTCACGGGAACAAATGCCGGATTCCATCGCTAATTTGTACACCGGAGACGGGGAAAAATACCAGATTAATGATTCGGTTATCCAACAAGCTGCCGCAGAAGCGGTCGGCGATGAAACGAATCTCTACTGGCAGGTGCGAAAAATACACGACTTTGTCATCGATCACATTTATTACAACAACGATTCCCGCTGGGACGCAGCGCCTCAAGTTCTCCAGCAGGGACATGGTTCCTGTTCGGAATACTCATTTTTGTTCATTGCTCTCTGCCGCGCGAAGGGAATTCCTGCGCGTTACGAAGCCGGCAGCCATTTGCGCGATGAGTTGCCTTACGAAGACACTGTTTTTCATCGCTGGCAGCAAGTCTATTTCCCCAATTACGGCTGGATTCCCATCGATTGTACTTGGGATGACCGAGACGACATGGTAGAGCAGGCGCTCTATTTTGGCGCAAAAAGCAAATCGACTTTCACCACCACCATCGGCGGCGGCGGAGCGACAGGACTCTGGTGGACGTACAACAGTTCCAATTCAACATCCGGCGGCGACATGGATAGAGAAAAAAAGATGGAATGGCTGGAAATTACCACTGCCGTCGAAGAAATTACTCAAAATATTTACGAAACGAATCCAAGCGATTTCCGATTGATTTACAATTATCCCAATCCATTCAATTCATCGACGACAATCGTTTTCGACTTGAATGAATCTTCGTTGGTTGAATTCAGCATTTACAATTTGCAAGGACAAAAAATCTGGGACAAGAAAGACTGGCGATCGTCCGGCAACAATTTTTGCCAATGGAATGGGACAGATTTTCGCGGAAATGCCGTTTCTTCAGGAAGTTACATTTTAAATTTGAAAACAAAATCAACTCAGCAATCAATACAAATGTTTTTGGTTAAATAA
- the nhaC gene encoding Na+/H+ antiporter NhaC, with amino-acid sequence MVKQRDKRQPTFFEALLPLILMALFLGIGYGVFRLRAEILLIAAAFCSGLIALRLGYNWKELEEGIVESIAKAMPAMLIVICVGLLIGSWIAAGTIPMLVFYGLKIISPKFFLLTASLVCSVVSLFTGTSWGTVGTMGVAFMGIAHGLGIPPGAAAGAIVAGSYFGDKLSPFSDTTNLAPIAAKSNLFDHIRHMLWTTTPAWLLGLVVYFIAGYSYGSSSMESQQMTLILDTVQSNFQFNILLLLPPVIILYFAISKKPTIPGMIIASLVATILGLIFQKTNMVEMVNAMTVGYESKTGVEVVDNLFSRGGMAGMMHVTLIAFCAFSFAGIVQKAGMLDVLLQRLLQVAKSTGSLILSVVISGIAVALMTGSSFLTILIPGELFSPAFKARGLAAKNLSRTTEDSGTVVVPLVPWSMAGVFMAGTLGVSTLTYLPWAVMCYTGFVFAIIYGYTGFAIAPKIRDDETIIGS; translated from the coding sequence ATGGTAAAACAGAGAGACAAACGACAACCAACGTTCTTTGAAGCACTACTTCCTCTTATTTTGATGGCGCTTTTTCTGGGCATTGGCTACGGCGTTTTTCGTTTGCGCGCGGAAATTTTGCTCATTGCCGCTGCTTTCTGTTCCGGACTTATTGCGCTCAGATTGGGCTACAATTGGAAAGAATTGGAAGAAGGAATCGTGGAAAGCATCGCCAAAGCCATGCCCGCGATGCTTATTGTCATTTGTGTGGGACTATTAATCGGCTCGTGGATTGCAGCCGGGACAATTCCCATGTTGGTTTTTTACGGACTAAAAATAATTTCTCCAAAATTCTTTCTGCTCACTGCCTCTCTGGTGTGCAGTGTGGTTTCTTTATTCACTGGCACTTCGTGGGGGACAGTCGGCACAATGGGCGTGGCTTTCATGGGAATCGCCCACGGACTGGGTATTCCGCCCGGTGCCGCGGCGGGGGCGATTGTCGCCGGATCCTATTTTGGGGATAAACTTTCTCCGTTTTCCGACACGACAAATTTAGCGCCCATCGCCGCAAAAAGCAATCTATTCGACCACATTCGGCACATGCTCTGGACGACAACGCCGGCGTGGCTGTTGGGACTCGTTGTTTATTTCATCGCCGGCTATTCCTACGGGTCTTCTTCAATGGAATCGCAGCAAATGACCTTGATTTTGGACACGGTGCAGTCGAATTTTCAATTCAATATTTTGTTGCTGCTGCCGCCGGTGATTATTTTGTATTTTGCCATTAGCAAAAAGCCAACGATTCCGGGAATGATTATCGCGTCCCTGGTGGCGACAATTTTGGGGCTGATTTTCCAGAAAACAAACATGGTCGAAATGGTGAACGCCATGACTGTGGGTTACGAATCCAAAACCGGGGTCGAAGTCGTGGACAATTTGTTTTCCCGCGGCGGCATGGCGGGAATGATGCACGTAACTTTGATTGCGTTTTGCGCTTTCTCTTTTGCCGGAATCGTGCAAAAGGCCGGCATGCTGGATGTTTTGCTTCAGCGTTTGCTCCAGGTCGCCAAATCGACCGGCTCATTGATTTTATCGGTAGTCATTTCCGGCATCGCTGTGGCGCTCATGACCGGTAGTTCGTTTTTGACGATTCTCATTCCCGGGGAGCTTTTCTCTCCGGCGTTCAAAGCGCGCGGATTGGCGGCAAAAAATTTGTCCCGAACAACGGAAGACTCCGGTACTGTGGTTGTGCCGCTCGTTCCCTGGAGCATGGCAGGCGTTTTCATGGCGGGAACGCTGGGAGTTTCCACGTTGACTTATTTGCCGTGGGCGGTCATGTGTTACACTGGATTTGTTTTCGCGATTATCTACGGATACACAGGATTCGCCATTGCGCCGAAAATTCGGGATGATGAAACAATTATTGGGAGCTAA
- a CDS encoding TonB-dependent receptor produces the protein MKPKSASLMVIFLCFVLTPIFVFGGTTGKLTGKVVDAESGNPLPGANVFITGTSLGAAADINGVYFILNIPPGTYSVKASMMGYTAIVKENVKIIVDRTTEIEFKLKPTVISGQVVTVQAERPAVERDVTSKTSYLDFQTFQNMPVNEFSDAIAAQAGITTGEGGELHLRGGRQGEIAYMIDGVLVQDPFYKAGAAQIELDKYTIQEMQLITGAYNAEYGQAMSGIINIVTKEPQRKHFSGRVEYESHWLNASPFRQVDWMLNSDLVDIPSAQEDQYRDSWRQYISGNDTSSTPLPGDPLGTSFYQVPDFTAIPGVGNLPTLFGNPLLGYITTNLTGPVPFIPNLSFFVSARHSNFKDYRPWGYDARRELNGKLVYSKGNYNLKYNIHATRRYYKPYSHVWKYRPFALEDRQDITNRNLLEFTHTLSSKTFYTAKIYHYYHRFYRWNPNRKFKISDWPEEIRNDQVKMDSVINLYSDWEKGSTNSDGFYVRGDRGRYEDNRTTTLTFQLDMTSQVSRHHQIKSGLQAKRHTVWRDRWRYPWPGSAHYIEIFEHHPVEFAGYVQDKMEYARFIINAGLRLDYFDPKYTMWEDIYDPGHLDETTGEWIPALEEPANPQIHLSPRIGIAYPVTSGMVFHSSYGHFYEVPSFYEMYKHHDVTAGGVPLIGNPKIKSQKTVQYEFGLKYQLSEDWVFDVNAYFKDVTNLAASTFKLVFPYNFTVFDNSDYGSIKGIDFSLEKKYGSYFSGIFNYTLSIAKGNESSSRDGYNYYRGVDVTLRPNREYFLDFDRRHDISMNLIFKSPKDFGPTLIGYNPLGNIDVNILAQAASGLPYTPFVEEQAENIFVEKNTGRRPWTSTVDLRVQKEVNLYQNVRMNLFLVVKNLFNRLNTFYVWSRTGKAWDAGPTSSHTQDRIHNPSNVGPLRQISVGARVLF, from the coding sequence ATGAAACCAAAGTCAGCTTCCTTGATGGTGATTTTTCTGTGTTTTGTTCTCACCCCAATCTTTGTTTTTGGCGGCACAACAGGAAAACTCACTGGCAAAGTCGTGGACGCTGAGAGCGGCAATCCGCTGCCCGGGGCTAACGTTTTTATTACTGGCACTTCTCTCGGAGCAGCCGCGGATATCAACGGCGTCTATTTTATTCTGAATATTCCGCCCGGCACTTATTCAGTGAAAGCGTCGATGATGGGTTACACGGCAATAGTGAAAGAAAATGTGAAAATCATCGTTGATCGCACTACTGAAATTGAATTTAAACTCAAACCGACAGTTATTTCCGGCCAGGTTGTAACGGTTCAGGCGGAGAGACCTGCCGTGGAAAGAGACGTTACATCCAAGACTTCCTATCTTGATTTTCAAACTTTTCAGAACATGCCGGTCAATGAATTCAGCGACGCGATTGCCGCACAGGCAGGCATTACTACCGGAGAGGGCGGAGAATTGCATTTGCGCGGCGGCAGACAGGGGGAAATCGCCTACATGATCGACGGCGTGCTGGTACAGGATCCGTTCTACAAAGCCGGCGCCGCCCAAATCGAGTTGGACAAATATACGATTCAGGAAATGCAACTGATTACCGGCGCTTACAACGCCGAATACGGGCAAGCCATGTCCGGAATTATCAACATTGTCACTAAAGAACCGCAGCGCAAACATTTTTCCGGACGCGTCGAGTACGAATCTCATTGGCTAAACGCTTCTCCGTTTCGACAAGTGGACTGGATGTTGAACTCGGATCTGGTAGATATCCCCTCTGCTCAAGAAGATCAATATCGGGATTCGTGGAGGCAGTACATTTCCGGCAATGATACATCTTCTACCCCCCTACCTGGCGATCCGTTAGGAACTTCTTTTTATCAAGTGCCTGATTTTACGGCAATCCCCGGCGTTGGCAATTTGCCCACGCTATTTGGGAATCCATTATTAGGTTACATTACAACGAATTTAACCGGGCCTGTTCCCTTCATCCCCAATTTGAGTTTCTTTGTCTCCGCGCGCCATTCTAATTTCAAAGATTATCGTCCCTGGGGTTACGACGCACGGCGCGAATTGAACGGAAAATTAGTTTATTCCAAAGGAAATTACAATCTCAAATACAACATCCACGCTACGCGGCGGTATTACAAACCTTACTCTCATGTTTGGAAATATCGTCCCTTTGCTTTGGAAGATCGGCAGGATATCACCAACAGAAATTTACTTGAGTTCACGCATACTTTGTCGTCCAAAACATTTTACACGGCAAAAATTTATCATTACTATCACCGATTCTATCGCTGGAACCCCAATCGCAAGTTCAAAATCAGCGATTGGCCCGAAGAAATTCGCAATGACCAGGTAAAGATGGATTCTGTGATCAATCTTTACAGCGATTGGGAAAAGGGAAGCACCAATTCCGACGGTTTCTACGTTCGCGGCGACCGCGGTCGCTACGAGGACAACCGAACGACGACGCTCACTTTCCAGCTCGATATGACCAGCCAGGTTTCCCGGCATCATCAGATTAAATCCGGATTGCAGGCCAAAAGACACACTGTGTGGCGAGATCGTTGGCGCTATCCCTGGCCCGGTTCAGCTCATTACATTGAAATTTTTGAACATCATCCGGTTGAATTTGCCGGCTATGTGCAGGATAAAATGGAATATGCGCGTTTCATCATTAATGCCGGTCTGCGGCTCGATTATTTTGATCCCAAATACACCATGTGGGAAGACATTTATGATCCCGGTCACCTGGATGAAACGACAGGAGAATGGATTCCTGCTCTGGAAGAGCCGGCAAATCCACAAATTCATTTAAGCCCGCGCATAGGAATCGCTTATCCAGTGACTTCGGGTATGGTGTTTCATTCCTCTTATGGCCACTTTTACGAAGTGCCCAGTTTTTATGAAATGTACAAACATCACGATGTGACGGCGGGCGGCGTCCCGCTTATTGGCAATCCCAAAATCAAAAGCCAGAAAACCGTGCAGTACGAATTTGGTTTAAAATATCAGCTTTCCGAAGATTGGGTTTTTGACGTCAATGCTTATTTCAAAGATGTCACGAATCTGGCGGCCAGCACTTTCAAACTTGTTTTTCCGTACAATTTTACTGTGTTTGACAATTCCGATTATGGCAGTATCAAAGGAATTGACTTCAGCCTGGAGAAAAAATACGGCAGTTATTTTTCAGGAATATTTAACTACACTTTATCCATAGCTAAAGGAAATGAATCATCTTCAAGAGACGGCTACAACTACTACCGCGGCGTTGACGTTACTTTGCGTCCGAATCGGGAATATTTCCTCGATTTCGACCGACGCCATGATATTTCCATGAATTTGATTTTCAAATCTCCCAAAGATTTCGGCCCGACGCTTATCGGGTACAATCCTTTGGGAAATATTGATGTCAATATTCTGGCGCAAGCAGCGAGCGGCTTGCCGTACACGCCTTTTGTCGAAGAACAAGCGGAAAATATTTTTGTGGAAAAAAACACCGGCAGAAGGCCGTGGACTTCGACCGTGGATTTGCGCGTGCAAAAAGAAGTCAATCTCTACCAAAATGTTCGCATGAATTTGTTTCTGGTGGTAAAAAATCTTTTCAATCGGCTCAACACTTTTTACGTTTGGTCGCGAACGGGTAAAGCTTGGGACGCCGGCCCGACTTCTTCCCACACGCAGGACAGAATTCACAATCCGTCGAATGTGGGTCCCTTGCGGCAAATTTCTGTGGGCGCGCGCGTTCTTTTTTAA
- a CDS encoding T9SS type A sorting domain-containing protein — MKKATVFAALILLLFAAQLVQAQPEPVSIVTPVLVDSAVYNGIYRGVQMQIFCEPTTGNLVTAWYRYYSSGPDPRRITAATSIDGGQTWTVHEKINFGVGDEMNARYASVYGTPTTPIIVYADRNPGGSDRDSRPVVAMDIAGWGGGAFINYFVDDSGTPDTVLYSRYNSVAVAPDNDQLWAVGSYHTSSKAPGEGLYYYVSKDGGITWSRPKVVASIAKSDSGKPNYVIDLSSSGLGVGLGPNNAAFVSGLGQWYSDDDLWRLLYAKSDDAGMTWSPISIIPGAETLQFANADVYKNFTAPFVDKDGNWHIFALGTDTMDYVYPDFPEPYRGFDFRFDGSTWSINKFAFPSFLDNGLAALGDFSPDQELFLFNDPAVGPDGTLYYAYSDVVDTTGAMGDPYAFNYNIMIMYSEDNGDTWHGPVSVLDKWTGHAPCGMARFATDKLHIVYRRHFNTSQADQFYYIGVPTDTIKARATGVNDQVTQILPTEFELHQNYPNPFNPTTNITFDLTQPAKVTLKIYNDLGQEVATLIDQKQMDAGFKGITWHASDLPSGVYIYKLTAGSFTATKKMILTK; from the coding sequence ATGAAGAAGGCTACAGTCTTTGCAGCGCTCATACTGTTGCTTTTCGCGGCGCAGCTCGTACAGGCACAACCGGAACCGGTGTCGATTGTGACGCCGGTGTTGGTGGATTCCGCTGTTTACAATGGAATTTACCGCGGCGTGCAAATGCAGATTTTTTGCGAACCCACAACAGGAAATCTGGTTACTGCCTGGTACCGCTACTACAGTTCCGGGCCTGATCCTCGTCGCATTACTGCTGCCACATCTATCGACGGCGGCCAGACCTGGACAGTTCACGAAAAAATCAACTTTGGCGTTGGCGACGAAATGAATGCGCGTTATGCCTCGGTATATGGCACTCCCACAACGCCGATTATCGTTTATGCTGACAGGAATCCCGGCGGAAGCGATCGCGACAGCAGACCTGTTGTGGCAATGGACATTGCCGGTTGGGGCGGCGGTGCGTTCATTAACTATTTTGTTGATGATTCCGGAACGCCGGACACCGTGCTTTACTCCCGCTACAATTCTGTCGCTGTGGCTCCGGATAATGACCAACTCTGGGCCGTTGGCAGTTATCACACCTCTAGCAAGGCTCCCGGGGAAGGGCTGTATTACTATGTTTCTAAAGATGGCGGCATCACCTGGAGCAGGCCTAAAGTTGTCGCTTCTATCGCAAAATCAGACAGCGGCAAACCGAATTACGTGATTGATCTTTCTTCTTCCGGATTAGGCGTAGGACTTGGTCCCAACAATGCGGCTTTTGTTTCCGGATTGGGACAATGGTACAGCGACGATGATCTCTGGCGTCTTCTTTACGCCAAATCCGACGACGCCGGAATGACCTGGTCGCCGATTTCCATCATCCCCGGCGCCGAAACTTTGCAATTTGCCAATGCCGATGTGTACAAAAATTTCACGGCTCCTTTTGTGGACAAAGATGGCAACTGGCACATTTTCGCTCTCGGAACCGACACCATGGACTACGTTTATCCTGATTTTCCGGAACCCTATCGTGGCTTCGATTTCCGTTTTGACGGTTCCACTTGGTCAATCAACAAATTCGCTTTTCCGTCTTTTCTGGATAACGGATTGGCTGCGCTGGGTGATTTTTCGCCGGATCAGGAACTTTTTCTGTTTAACGACCCGGCAGTAGGCCCGGATGGCACTCTTTACTATGCCTACAGTGACGTCGTTGACACGACTGGCGCGATGGGCGATCCCTACGCTTTCAATTACAACATTATGATTATGTACTCCGAAGACAACGGCGATACCTGGCATGGACCAGTGTCTGTTTTAGACAAATGGACAGGACATGCGCCTTGTGGAATGGCGCGTTTTGCCACGGATAAATTGCACATTGTTTACCGTCGTCATTTCAACACAAGTCAGGCAGATCAGTTTTACTACATTGGCGTTCCGACTGATACCATTAAAGCTCGCGCTACTGGCGTAAACGACCAAGTCACACAAATTTTGCCGACTGAGTTTGAGTTGCATCAGAATTACCCCAACCCGTTCAATCCGACAACGAACATCACCTTTGATCTGACGCAGCCGGCGAAGGTGACGCTCAAAATTTACAACGATCTGGGACAAGAAGTGGCGACTCTGATCGACCAGAAACAGATGGATGCCGGATTCAAGGGAATCACCTGGCATGCTTCTGATCTACCAAGCGGCGTCTATATTTACAAATTAACCGCAGGCTCATTTACAGCAACAAAGAAGATGATCCTGACAAAATAA